The proteins below come from a single Carassius carassius chromosome 11, fCarCar2.1, whole genome shotgun sequence genomic window:
- the LOC132152372 gene encoding zinc finger protein 239-like, producing the protein MSHSSKPQSHPCGLCDKSFAQISMLTKHQQVHTEDKPYKCPYCDKSFTLSSRLVLHKRTHAGEKPHTCRLCSKTFISTAHLALHLRSHTGERKYKCSVCSKMFTQSSQLMRHKTTHADEKPFKCSDCNKCFSRASNLKTHQRLHTGEKPFKCTLCERAFTQKAGLIIHLRLHTGERPFKCEKCGKAFRTSAHLLNHQALELGEGRYICVTCHKGFRSVSMLKQHEKSHQGSGMLCCSVCSGAFARSSYLQLKLHLQTREKLFHCKVCNKIFVKMSTFEKHCTKHQTEVDECEDEEVKEEDSHDPQFELHTVVSPTPSTSEVNTRSKTRAKTKTTMENS; encoded by the coding sequence ATGTCTCACTCTTCCAAGCCTCAATCCCACCCTTGTGGCCTTTGTGACAAGTCTTTTGCCCAGATATCGATGCTCACCAAGCACCAGCAAGTGCATACTGAAGACAAGCCCTACAAATGCCCCTACTGTGACAAGTCTTTTACTCTTTCTTCTCGTCTGGTTCTACATAAACGAACCCATGCAGGGGAGAAGCCTCATACCTGCCGGCTTTGCTCCAAGACCTTCATCTCGACAGCTCACCTTGCACTGCACCTGCGCTCACACACTGGAGAAAGGAAGTACAAATGCAGTGTGTGTTCAAAAATGTTCACGCAGTCGTCCCAGCTTATGCGCCACAAGACAACCCACGCTGACGAGAAACCCTTCAAATGCTCAGATTGCAATAAATGCTTTAGCCGTGCCTCAAACCTAAAAACCCATCAAAGGCTCCACACGGGTGAAAAACCCTTCAAATGTACACTATGCGAAAGAGCTTTTACGCAAAAAGCTGGACTTATTATACACTTGCGCTTGCACACAGGTGAGCGCCCTTTTAAGTGTGAGAAATGCGGCAAGGCTTTCCGCACGTCAGCCCACCTGCTTAACCATCAGGCTTTGGAGCTGGGCGAGGGCAGGTACATATGTGTCACGTGCCACAAGGGCTTCAGGTCTGTGTCCATGCTAAAACAACACGAGAAAAGCCACCAGGGCAGCGGGATGCTGTGTTGCAGCGTGTGCTCGGGGGCCTTCGCTCGTTCCTCTTATCTGCAGCTGAAACTGCACTTACAAACCAGAGAGAAGCTCTTCCATTGCAAGGTGTGCAACAAAATCTTTGTGAAGATGTCCACTTTTGAGAAGCACTGCACAAAACATCAGACAGAGGTGGACGAATGTGAGGACGAGGAGGTAAAAGAGGAAGATTCACATGATCCCCAGTTTGAGCTGCATACTGTTGTATCCCCAACACCGTCGACGTCAGAAGTCAACACACGCTCCAAAACAAGAGCCAAAACTAAGACTACAATGGAAAACTCATAA